The following are encoded together in the Candidatus Tumulicola sp. genome:
- the lepB gene encoding signal peptidase I has translation MTRLLSWRSFANIAFQLAVLALIVAAFFVRTSQVSGLSMAPHISSGEYVVVNTFAYKFAAPKRGDIVAFRHDEGARAVYIKRVIGLPGDRIRIDRGIVSIGGTPLAEPYVHFSDGRSFAPITVPKGDVFVLGDNRAGSEDSRVFGPVPEDQLIGRALAGIWPPADMGTL, from the coding sequence GTGACCCGATTGCTGTCGTGGCGGTCGTTCGCGAACATCGCATTTCAACTGGCCGTCCTTGCCCTTATCGTCGCCGCATTTTTCGTGCGAACGTCGCAAGTTTCGGGCCTCTCGATGGCACCCCACATTTCGTCCGGCGAGTACGTTGTCGTGAACACTTTCGCGTATAAATTTGCGGCGCCCAAACGCGGCGACATCGTCGCATTCCGGCACGATGAGGGCGCGCGAGCCGTGTACATCAAACGCGTGATCGGATTGCCGGGCGACCGTATTCGCATCGATCGGGGCATCGTCTCGATCGGCGGCACACCGCTGGCCGAACCGTACGTGCATTTTTCCGACGGCCGGTCGTTCGCGCCCATCACGGTGCCGAAGGGCGACGTGTTCGTGCTCGGCGACAACCGCGCCGGCAGCGAGGACTCGCGCGTCTTCGGCCCGGTGCCTGAAGACCAGTTGATCGGCCGGGCGCTGGCCGGCATTTGGCCGCCCGCCGATATGGGCACCCTGTAA
- the lepB gene encoding signal peptidase I, translated as MTPQELLIIVAVIALVRIVLSLRPVVAGSSGRSSAVAKEFLDPFIIAGLAAWVLITFVARTYYIPTASMVPTLQIHDVLLVDKFEYRFHTPNRGDIVVFPPPVPTTDDFIKRVIGRPGDRLEVRSGTVYVNGTALSEPYIAEKPQYDLQIRDYGIFVKEIGGDWERLDSSSANVPPKSQWTAPDRIPANCFMMFGDNRNDSEDSHIWGFAQLTGRFATGARAGDRAGFTGRAFLIFWPFSQARIL; from the coding sequence ATGACGCCGCAAGAACTCCTCATCATCGTCGCGGTCATCGCGCTCGTTCGCATCGTCTTATCGCTGCGTCCGGTCGTTGCGGGATCGAGCGGTCGAAGCTCGGCCGTCGCCAAAGAGTTTCTCGACCCGTTCATCATCGCCGGATTGGCGGCGTGGGTGCTGATCACGTTCGTCGCGCGCACCTACTACATTCCGACCGCGTCGATGGTTCCGACGCTGCAGATTCACGACGTCTTGCTGGTCGACAAGTTCGAATATCGGTTCCACACTCCGAACCGCGGCGACATCGTCGTCTTCCCGCCGCCGGTACCGACGACCGACGACTTTATCAAGCGAGTGATTGGCCGCCCGGGCGACCGCCTGGAAGTGCGCTCCGGCACGGTCTATGTGAACGGCACCGCGCTCAGCGAACCGTACATCGCAGAAAAACCGCAGTACGACTTACAGATTCGCGACTACGGCATCTTCGTCAAGGAGATCGGCGGCGACTGGGAGCGGCTGGATTCATCGTCGGCGAACGTGCCGCCGAAATCGCAGTGGACCGCGCCCGATCGTATTCCGGCAAACTGCTTTATGATGTTCGGCGACAATCGCAACGATTCCGAAGATTCGCATATCTGGGGATTCGCACAGCTTACCGGGCGTTTTGCGACCGGCGCGCGTGCGGGCGACCGGGCCGGCTTCACCGGCCGCGCGTTTTTGATCTTCTGGCCGTTTTCGCAGGCCCGTATCCTCTAG
- the lepB gene encoding signal peptidase I: MTPLQLLGILAVFAVARFALSVAPAHNVRRSSAAAIAREYLDGLLVAGLLALFLVTFVIRPYYIPSVSMVPTLQVGDVVLVDEIAYRLHHPQPGDVAVFEPPVPSAGDNFIKRVIGVPGDTIAVYGGSVYRNGAALIEPYENQAPRYDLRIENYGISVRDPGAGWTRLSPQAANIPPRGAWQVPNRVPEGFYFMLGDNRNYSDDSHVWGFAQTSGGYASGPLSGRKVRAHFAGRAFLTLWPWARFHILR, encoded by the coding sequence CTGACGCCGCTTCAACTTCTCGGAATTTTAGCGGTCTTCGCCGTCGCCCGGTTCGCACTCTCAGTCGCTCCGGCTCACAATGTCCGGCGCTCGAGCGCCGCTGCCATCGCCCGCGAGTACCTCGACGGACTGTTGGTAGCCGGGCTGCTGGCGCTGTTTTTGGTTACGTTCGTCATTCGCCCGTACTACATTCCGTCGGTATCGATGGTACCGACCTTGCAAGTCGGCGACGTGGTACTGGTAGACGAGATTGCCTACCGTCTCCATCATCCGCAGCCCGGCGATGTCGCGGTGTTCGAGCCGCCGGTGCCATCGGCGGGCGACAATTTCATCAAACGCGTGATCGGCGTACCCGGCGATACGATTGCCGTGTACGGCGGGTCGGTGTACCGCAACGGTGCGGCCCTGATCGAACCGTACGAAAATCAGGCGCCGCGATACGATTTACGTATCGAGAACTACGGCATCTCGGTTCGCGATCCGGGCGCCGGTTGGACGCGGTTGAGTCCGCAAGCCGCCAATATTCCGCCGCGCGGTGCGTGGCAGGTTCCCAATCGAGTCCCCGAAGGATTCTATTTCATGCTCGGCGACAATCGAAATTACTCGGACGATTCGCACGTTTGGGGCTTCGCGCAAACCTCGGGGGGGTATGCATCGGGGCCGTTGTCCGGCCGAAAGGTCCGCGCGCATTTTGCCGGACGAGCGTTCCTAACACTGTGGCCGTGGGCCAGATTTCACATTTTACGCTAG
- the rplS gene encoding 50S ribosomal protein L19 yields the protein MNVIDALNRDQLKESIPEFRTGDTVKVFSKVIEGGKERTQMFEGVVTVRKGGGSGASITVRRVAHGVGVEKSFLVHSPRVERIEVGKRGIVRRSRLYYLSDKIGKAARIKERKVTK from the coding sequence ATGAACGTCATCGATGCCCTTAATCGGGACCAACTCAAGGAATCGATCCCGGAGTTTCGCACCGGCGATACGGTCAAGGTGTTTTCCAAAGTGATCGAGGGCGGAAAAGAACGCACCCAGATGTTCGAAGGCGTGGTCACCGTTCGCAAGGGCGGCGGCTCGGGCGCCTCGATCACGGTGCGCCGCGTCGCACACGGCGTCGGTGTCGAGAAGTCGTTTCTCGTGCATAGCCCGCGCGTCGAACGCATCGAAGTCGGCAAGCGCGGTATCGTACGCCGCAGCCGCCTGTATTACCTTAGCGATAAGATCGGTAAGGCCGCGCGCATCAAGGAACGTAAAGTTACTAAGTAG
- the trmD gene encoding tRNA (guanosine(37)-N1)-methyltransferase TrmD encodes MSPMFTVDVITLFPEVFAPFVGLSIVGRAVERGIVDVRYHHLLEGLGAGERADAPPYGGGPGMVMRLEPIARALDAILSSAPPDERRVIALTSPVGTPFRQADAQRLAALDRLVVVCGHYEGIDDRLAGLYPLEMFSLGEFVLTGGEIPALAIVDATVRLLDGAIRPESLDSESFSDGALDYPSYTRPPVFRGVAVPEVLLSGDHAKIAGWRREQSRLRTAAHNARLPADALHAEEGP; translated from the coding sequence ATGAGCCCAATGTTCACGGTCGACGTGATTACGCTTTTCCCGGAGGTGTTCGCACCGTTCGTCGGTCTGTCGATCGTCGGGCGCGCTGTCGAACGTGGCATTGTCGACGTTCGCTACCACCACTTGCTCGAGGGCCTCGGCGCCGGCGAGCGCGCCGACGCGCCGCCCTACGGCGGCGGACCGGGGATGGTGATGCGGCTCGAGCCGATCGCCCGCGCGCTGGACGCAATTCTTTCGAGCGCGCCGCCGGACGAGCGACGGGTGATCGCGCTGACCAGCCCGGTCGGGACGCCGTTTCGGCAGGCGGACGCGCAGCGTTTGGCGGCCCTGGACCGCCTCGTCGTGGTGTGCGGTCACTACGAGGGCATCGACGACCGCCTGGCCGGCCTCTACCCGCTCGAGATGTTCTCGTTAGGCGAATTCGTGCTCACCGGCGGCGAAATTCCGGCCCTGGCCATCGTCGACGCGACGGTCCGCTTGCTCGATGGGGCGATTCGGCCGGAATCGCTCGATTCCGAATCATTTTCGGATGGCGCCCTCGATTATCCGAGCTACACCCGGCCGCCGGTCTTCCGCGGCGTGGCGGTTCCCGAGGTGTTATTGTCGGGGGATCACGCCAAGATTGCGGGCTGGCGGCGGGAGCAATCCCGCCTGCGAACAGCCGCCCACAACGCGCGCTTACCCGCCGACGCCTTGCACGCCGAGGAAGGGCCGTGA
- a CDS encoding tetratricopeptide repeat protein: MNIGLMFRLLRRFASRRVRSPRDRALAALRRRDFAVAEAELTALLAAPASPGERAFLSNKRGVARMGLHLPDAARSDFESALAAVATFAPALTNLGNLALEAGDIDGAIALYEAALRSDPENAVACLNLGVAYKRSGRIEESVRSLRRAQVLERPKFARRFRL, translated from the coding sequence GTGAACATTGGGCTCATGTTCCGTCTGCTGCGGCGTTTCGCTTCCCGCCGGGTGCGTTCGCCGCGCGATCGGGCACTCGCGGCGTTGCGCAGACGCGACTTCGCCGTCGCCGAAGCCGAGTTGACGGCGCTGCTGGCCGCGCCGGCTTCGCCCGGCGAGCGGGCGTTTTTATCGAACAAGCGCGGGGTCGCACGAATGGGGCTCCATCTCCCGGATGCGGCCCGTTCGGATTTCGAATCGGCGCTGGCGGCGGTCGCGACGTTCGCGCCGGCACTGACCAACTTGGGAAACCTCGCGTTGGAAGCCGGCGATATCGACGGAGCGATCGCGCTCTACGAAGCCGCATTGCGCTCCGATCCCGAAAATGCGGTTGCGTGCTTAAATTTGGGCGTCGCCTACAAACGAAGCGGACGCATCGAGGAGAGCGTGCGATCGTTGCGTCGCGCGCAAGTGCTGGAGCGACCTAAATTCGCGCGCCGGTTTCGGTTGTAA
- a CDS encoding twin-arginine translocase TatA/TatE family subunit gives MFSLPDIAVVSVLALLLFGPDRLPKMMRQAGRFMREVQNTSASFVSEMERAADASEHAPPPPAPAYEPPEPERTLPAPTTPPGDAKA, from the coding sequence ATGTTCTCGCTCCCCGATATCGCGGTGGTTTCGGTCCTGGCCCTGCTGCTGTTCGGACCGGACCGTTTGCCCAAGATGATGCGACAAGCCGGCCGTTTTATGCGCGAGGTGCAGAACACGTCGGCGTCCTTCGTCTCCGAGATGGAGCGGGCGGCCGACGCCTCCGAGCACGCGCCGCCTCCTCCCGCGCCCGCATATGAGCCCCCGGAGCCCGAACGCACGCTTCCGGCGCCTACCACCCCGCCAGGCGACGCCAAAGCCTGA
- a CDS encoding lytic transglycosylase domain-containing protein, with translation MKRFAAAFCGFAALFPSLPARADTPIVDSYALALRYFNPQLNPGESESLATAAIQQADAQRLDARLLVALIAVESCWNPSAVSPAGARGLGQLMPETAAGLRTDPDDPYANIAAAARYLRDLIDRFRSRGAYRYPLALAAYNAGPGAVARYGGIPPYAETRDYVARVLRLWRRLAGW, from the coding sequence GTGAAACGATTCGCCGCCGCATTCTGCGGCTTCGCCGCCCTGTTTCCGTCGCTGCCGGCGCGCGCCGATACGCCGATCGTCGATTCGTACGCGCTGGCTTTGCGCTATTTCAATCCGCAGTTGAACCCCGGCGAATCGGAGTCGCTGGCGACTGCGGCCATCCAACAAGCCGACGCGCAGCGCTTGGACGCGCGCCTGCTGGTCGCGCTGATCGCGGTCGAGTCGTGTTGGAATCCATCGGCCGTTTCGCCGGCCGGGGCGCGCGGTTTGGGTCAGCTGATGCCCGAAACCGCCGCTGGTCTGCGCACCGATCCGGACGATCCGTACGCCAACATCGCTGCAGCCGCGCGCTATCTGCGTGACCTGATCGATCGGTTCCGCAGTCGCGGAGCGTACCGGTATCCGTTGGCGTTGGCGGCTTATAACGCCGGCCCGGGCGCCGTCGCACGCTATGGGGGCATTCCGCCGTACGCGGAAACGCGCGATTACGTAGCGCGCGTACTCAGGCTTTGGCGTCGCCTGGCGGGGTGGTAG